Within the Nicotiana tabacum cultivar K326 chromosome 11, ASM71507v2, whole genome shotgun sequence genome, the region aattgctatgtgaaaatccatgtgtgtggcgtataggtgaggtgacgagtacctatgcgccgctaAATTATCTATTTAGCCTATTCCCTTCCTCGTTCCTAGTATATTGTTTTCCTGTTTTAACTGCTACTTGCTTATTGATGCTTCCATGTTTAATTGATTCTTGTTAAATGTTGTTTTCTCTATTGAAGGTATTAATTGTTCCGCAGTTTCATTATATTACATTGTTGGTTTAAGTTGGTTTATTGGTGCTTCATGGTACACTTTGGTTGGTCTCACTGTGTAGTATTAACTGATGAAATTTCATAATTGTATAGATTTCCCGTTGTTTTGGTTTGAGGTGTAAATGCTGCGGAGGGTTTTGAGCTATGTTGTGAAatacttattcttattttgtgattggtactgatatggtgggatcgggttgcacgccgaaacaggaggaataagggtaaaatgtgattgtctggtgggatcagGTGGCAcaccgcaacaaggagtaataagggtggataggtgggatcgggttgcatgccgcaacaagagcaataagggtgatatatattgaggagtaataagggtggactggtgggatcgggttgcacgccgcaacaaggagtaataagggtgaatgttcatattgttacttgttatatggtgggatcgggatgtaCACCACATCATTTTGTTGTTTATGTATTCTTCCTCTGTTGGAATTTTATTCCGTGGTATTGTGActctcttaaggattggttatagctgagtactGTAAATTATTTGGgttctgtatttatttttttgcaaGTTACtcttgtcgcgccccctttttctcgcgaaatcgggtttatgatatttggtataggacaactcgttccttttagGAACTGGGTTTTgtattttgaagagtcgtcacctaatgatttaaggtgcattaggacaccaataagGTTAAATTCTAAGTTTCGTtggaataaccagagatagggtaagggcttgaaattatcctaaggagaaggtgttaggcacccctcaagatccactagtgtggttcccgtccAGATAGTTTATTATGagtttagcaaatagacaagtatgagCTCAAATATTAatggatttaaatttaaacatataaaagaaagaacaattaaaagaagagttttaAAAAAAGGAGTTTGTAGATAAAGGAaatggggtcctaggtttatatttaatatggatcacatcaatgcgatatccgatatgacactcctcaaaagaggggatactcgtggtattagcgcatcggtcatcatattcatatctacccttcccaccccgttaaggtgttaaagcgcggattggtctcgattactattgcatgctatttaCCCGTCCTATTTCTATCAGTCTCAGAAgagcttaggactactattcctaaagggggaATATTAGGCTGATTTTTGGTTTCAAAgggtaaaaatctaaggcgacatacaaaacacatatattgcatgttggggaagcatataaacaggTAAAGGCCCATGTACACCTCCtcaaacaaaacatataaatagcatgacttgcacatacttttttaggtctgattaaaatactaaagacgaggggagtttgattattgaGGCAGATCTgtttattacataattcagataaaaAGTCTGAATCAgacctgctggttgtagcaattaacaaaaGCGGATTCAATTTTATggttattactctaaggcttgcctaagtattttaggtgaggtcctatagacatgatatctaattgattCAGAATGTGGAGAAACAGTAACAACTTAAAGCGAAttgtttgaaatcctataggcatgcttgctaaacctcgtTAAATAGAGAAGGAaagttgtttaaaactggttcAGAATCGAACTAATTTTAAATTGAACTAGTTTCAGATTCTGTAGGCGATGGTATCTAATATTGCTGATTTTAatctctataggcatgatatctaacattgaaTGTGAATAGAAAATGAACCAGAATTTTACTtgggaatccctataggcatgatttctatatgttataCTGATTTCAATCTTATGAGCATGATACTTACTTATATCCGTTTAGAActtaaagcatgatatctaagtggcatgcagaatttaaataagtcctataggcagaTTATCTAAGTGTGAAGTTGAGcatgaagaaattaagataaccctatagacatggtgtctaaAAATGCAGAATTGAACATgcagaaatttaagaaaaacagtcctacaggcatgctttctacccttgagcatacATGATCACCTAACCCTTTTTACTATCcaaccccaaatgtttattacaaattattacagaccagaagtAATGAATTATACCAGAAAAGTACAAAGAAACgttacaaccaaaggaagcctgattcttgacttcctctttgagttatggaataaaccacctcaaatgtcattgatccaaagcctttctcagacttgagtgtgtcaaagttccctaagggtctcaagaggacctagggcagtgctcacactcaagttacataaccagaatAGAGATGAGTATAGTGTGAAAAtaccagcccttatgtgtccaagtttagagggagctcatgggtcccaaggcaaggctcacacaaggggggcagaacttaagttctaggaagatagtgaaagtgcaggaaCAGAGTTTCAAAACTGAAGTGAGAGGGAGACAGTAATCAATAACATATAGAGTTAATAACTTCATACAAAGGGGGCAAGGgttgggaatccattgcaaggagcctatatacttaggcatgggttagctttgggcatgcacaacaatggGAAGCGCTGACATGCCTGTAAACTAATAAGAACATACAACATATAAGAGAAACATGGAGCTTATGATCCCAGGGGAAttaggtttgggtcatgcacagcaatgtcccatgttgtcatgccccaaattAACCacaacacattggggtaggggtttaagatTCACATGTCATGATACATTAATTCTGAATAGGAAAAGGGGAAATTACAGCATGTTTAATAATGGTACTGAGTTAAATACAAACAGTAGACAAACAAGGATGCAAGAAACAGTaaataagcatgttgttgttggtgcagaagcttaattagaacataccagtaagaaaTGCGAATGCAGAAAAAAATAAGCAAGTTTCCCACAGCcgagccttggctttcagccggctagttAAGGCAGCAATacaagtagtaacagagaaaaaagagagatttGGTGGGGTGTGTGTCTGAACTcaagtgttttatgccttgtgttcgtgtgtttgaaagaaaagaagtacGGGGTATTTATAGCTTTCTGAAAACGAGTAAGAGAGAAGTAATAAGCtgcaaacatggaaataatcacaatttagaatcaattatacaagtgattgcctttaattaagggatcacttacttaacgggcagtgacaggttcaaaataaggaaagaaatcaatttgtAAGCAGGCTGACAATTGTcgtaaaagaagtagtaaaacattaAGTAAGCAATCGAGTATAGGTACAGAAATATTCTAATTTCGGAAAGGATTCGGTAAGGCAAAACATgaaaagaaatcaattaaccttAACAGGCGAGTGAAACCAGAATTTCACaaagaaaaagtttgaaatcagtcacaagtttggagatcaatcaaagaaggaaacttagcatataaatagagtgcacaAACACTATACATGTGAGGCCAAGCCTATTGGCAAAAggaaatagcatgcaatagtagcacaaaattcaGTAGATGGCAACATTCGAAACATGATAGTCCggtaggtcaagtcacattgaatcaGTAGTGAAGAAAATATAGAATATCAAAAGCATGCGAAGATTTCACAGTAGAAGGTGAAGAAAGCCCCTttaaaaaaattagggtttcgagcataATCGAGTTTTAGAGAAGATAGAAACCCAGAATCAGAAAAATCACACAAAGGGATAAGAGGTTTtgaaataaagaacttcaaatcgagtTAAGTACTTAAACGAACAGTCTCAGACCCAAAGCCATAGGATTTTCAATAATAGAAGATTTTCAAAAGAGGATAACAAACAAATTGGACAAAACTCAAGCAAACAAGCATTCATCTAATAAACAGtcaaaagaaattagggcttttaataTGCAAACTTAGGTAGAAGAACGATATGagcaaacatagcaaaacatgtcaaaaaatcagagaaacgttttgaaataactcaacaagaaaaccctaatcggaaaagataaaaagttttgaaagcagagttttaaaagaaacttcgagaaaaacaCTTAGAAGTTCAAAGCAAACATGGATCTGAAGCAGATCTAAAAGAAGTCGAAAtaaccttagagattagggttttagaagaaccCAAGTGATGAGAAAGGCCTTGAAAATAATCGATCTAAGCAGAAAAGTCAAAAgtctgactcgaatagccatggctggacGGAGAAAGGTCAGAGACGACCGGAGAACAGTCATCGAGCAAAAATCGGACAAAATCCCCTTCAGGATCTGGTCATGAAACCACAGAAATCAACACGTAGAAGCCATGGGAGGATGATATAGGTCTTCGATGactttggaaggccatggattagggtggcggcggctagggtttgagagtgttgtagagaggatttgagagaggagggggattcagaggcggcgtaTGGTGGAAAATGGTAGGGTTAAAGGGGTCATTTGGGATTAATTACGGTAAGGGGGtctggtggccgttgatcattttgatcaacgacctagattgaACGGGTAAGTGGGGCGGTTTAAAGAATAGGATTTGGGTCAGTTCAGATTGTAATTGGGCTTCaaattgggttcaattggggTTCGAACtcaggctacaattgaaataaaatggggctaacatttaaatagccaattttcctatttgatttataaaaaataataaaatagtttATGTAAAtgaattaaaggtactaaaatgatttatggtacataattataaaattaaaaatactgaacttaatatttatagatataaacacaattaaatctaaaagaggctaggattacaattatatgcaatttagctttaaaatactaaatcaattataaaaaatatgcaaaaaatatcttagctatattttagtataaatatgagaattaaataaatgaatcaccaaaaaatgataattttagaaatattattggattttttatgagtaaaataggggaataaattagttttaaaatctttaaaagattacgaaaaaataataacacaattggacatacttatatatgcctACACATActgttttgaaagtattttgcatataaaaaatatacagaaaaaattaggtatcaacaactaTTCTGTTTTGTTTCGTATTTCCTTTCTGCTTTATTATATACTGTTGCAGGTTTTATTGTATATGCACCGCCgttgcctcgtcactacctcgtcgaggttaggttcgacacttaccagtacatggggtcggttgtattgatactgcactctgcactttctatgtaGATTTTGAAGCTGGttgtggctgatcgagaggtcggtTACAGGCATTCATCCAAGAGACCAAGGTAGTCCTACAAGCATCTGTAGGCCCTAGCATCCCCTCATATGTTTTCctcatttctattttattttctttcgagacagatgtatttttctttcaaaccCATACTTATAGTATTCATAGAATGTTCGTGAGTGGTGACACCAGTTTCTAGGTGGTAACCGTTTCTGAGTTGTTAATAGTATATATAAAATTGGTTTAATATGTACTTTCGCCTTTATTTCTGTTcgaattagttttgttaattttaaattataaagaTGTAAAGGAAAAGGTGAACATAActataacgttggcttgcctagcgagtgcaATGTTAGGTGTCATTACGGTTCCGACGGTGGAAAATTCGGATCATGATAGTAATTATATGATCATATAATAAAATGATTTGTAATTATACAAGATAGTTATTATAAGCTGTTtgtttattataatttaattacAATATAATTTACACTATCATATTTGGTTGTGCAAATGTAATTACATATTTAAAAAAACTTTTTTCAgattaacatatatatataagatttACTATATGATAAACATATAGTATGTAGAtaagaaatattaattattaattttatatgaGGTATTTAAAataagtattatttttttttgtaaaaatatattaaataatctttttgtaaaaatatattaaataattatattaaaaatatcaCATATTAGTTTATTATAGAGTTCAGAAGAATACACCAATGAAATTATTATTGGGATAGTAACAATCTGATGAAATATTAAAATCTTATATACAAACCAATTATGAGTTATTCACGTAGCGAGAGAAATATGTCATATTGTTAGCATAAACTGCATATTCACATAGTTGCTATATGTGTATTTTAAAAATGTATAAAATAGAAAATAACTTTCAAGAATGTAAATATAAAAAGGCAAAGATTTGAtgcaataacaaaaaaaaaaaaaaaaaaaaggaagaagtacTGCCCGGAGCGGAAAGCTACTGGTGCTAACTGTTAGCCCCTTGACAAAGGTCCTCGGCAGGTGTGGGTTGTGATAAGGATTTTCATGATGGCCTTGGCACACAACCTGAAAAATGGGGCAACATCATAAAGGGCTGCTCGGCATGACGGACAATGCGGGGTTCAACAAACGCACCTTGAACGGAAGCAAGGCGCATTTTACTTAGATGTGCGGGTTGGCAAAACAATGGCAAGGCAAAGCCATATCAAGCAGAGGCAAAGACATGGCAAGGCAAGGCAAGGTAAGGCGGGACAAGCAAAGGCAAATGATACAGACATATTTGATCAAGTCGGGGGCGACTTGACATGGGCGGACAGCTTTGACAACGAACGTGTGCAGCTAAGTCAGTGGGTAGCGAGCTGTGGCAATGACATTGGCACGGAGCAGTGTCAAAGGCAAGGTTGGGCGCAATGTCAGCCTTGGCACAAAGCAGTTGGGCGAAAATCAGACCAAGCTGTGCACAAGCAGCAGTTGGAAAACATGTGCCAAACACATGGGAAGCAGTTGACAGTTGCAACCTCTTCCAAGACATGCTGATCATGGCCTAAAAGTGTGCCCACATTTTTGTACTTTGTCTTAACTTGTTGCCCATCAGTTGGGGACTTGTCAACTGATTGTAGCCTTTAAATACTTGCCTAGGCTGTCCAAAACGGGGCAGAAAACTTAGTGTAAGGCATTGTGTATCCAAAATTCGTCTAAGTTATTTTCCTAAGGGTGGGAAAACCATTTTGGGGCAGGGAATTAGGGAATTCTTTGTCTTGACCATAGGGTTGGCTATTGTGTTCTTGTATTCACTTATTAATACAAGTTGGGAAGAAATTACTGTATATCGTGTGCCTTTATTTACAGATTTTGCTGCTTATTTTCATTCTAAGTTCAAACGtccctaaaaataaaattaagtgtTGGAAAGGCTGAAGTCAAGGCTGGGCTTGACTGCCGCACGGAGGTGAACCTCGGGCTGAGTTCGAGTGACACAAATCACCCCTgtgacaactggtatcagagcgtGGCTGGATCGGGGCAAAGACACAACGTTCAGTGgttgaattttgtgaaaaatggctGGTGGCAACGCAGAACTGAGGGAAAAAGTTACTGCATTAGAGGCACTCGTCGGAACTGTTGATGGGGATCAATTTCTGACTATCCTGACTCGTCTCACCTATCTTGAGGCCGAGATGAACAGACTGAGCAAGGAGTGCACAGATCTGAAAACGGAAAATGGGTTGCTGCGTCGTGCTGTTGGCAATGATGAAACACAGCGTGGGGCAGATCGTACCAAGGTCAGAATTCCGGAGCCTAAAGAGTTCAATGGCGCAAAGAGTGCCAAGAAACTTGAAAACTTCCTGTGGGATATGGAACAGTACTTCCATGCTGCCAAAGTGCAAGATGAAGACAAAGTCCCCATTACGACTATGTACTTGGTGGATGATGCAAAGCTATGGTGGCGTACGCACGTGGCAGATGATGTAAGTGATGGTAGGCCGAAGATTGACTCTTGGGAAGGGCTGAAGAAAGAGTTGAATGATCAATTCTTTCTTAGCAATGCGGGCTGGATTGCTAGAGATCATTTAAAGAAGTTGAAACAAATTGGAATGGTCAGGGATTACGTCAAGGATTTTAGTTCTTTGATGCTGGATATTAGCAACATGTCTGAGGAAGACAAGCTGCATAATTTCCTTTACGGTTTGCAGTCGTGGGTGCAAATGGAACTCTGAAGGCAAAATGTGAAAGATCTTCCTAGTGCCATTGCTACTGTGGATGCTTTGGGTGATTTTCAGTTGGGACAAGATGGTTCTGATTTCTCTACTACTTTAAAGTCCAAAAACGGGAACAAGGACAAAGGAAAAGAGTGGAGGAAAAACGGAAATGACAAGGGTAATGCTATTGAGGGCAATGGCAATGAGAAGGGAAAGCAATGTGCTGGACCTTCGACAAACAAGGGACAAAACAGCAAGTTTGATGGCTGTTTTATTTGCAAAGGGCCACACATGGCGAGGGATTGTCCAAAAATTGAACGGCtttcagcgttgtttgatgaAGGAAAGAGTGAAGATGAGCAAAACAAGGAAGAACTTGGGAAAGCAACAACATATTTGGGACCTATGGTGGTGCTGAAAAATGCGGAAGCTGCTTCGTCGAGGACGACGAATTCTTCTAGTGGGGGTGGTTTGTTAGCCCCTTGACAAAGGTCCTCGGCAGGTGTGGGTTGTGACAAGGATTTTCATGATGGCCTTGGTACACAACCTGAAAAATGGGGCAACATCATGAAGGGTTGCTCGGCATGACGGACAATGCGGGGTTCAACAAACGCACCTTGAACGGAAGCAAGGCGCATTTTACTTAGATGTGCAGGTTGGAAAAACAATGGCAAGACAAAGCCATGCCAAGCAGGGGCAAAGACATGGAAAGGCAAGGCAAGGTAAGGCGGGACAAGCAAAGGCAAATGATACAGACAGATTTGATCAAGTCGGGGGCGACTTGACATGGGCGGACAGCTTTGACAACGAACGTATGCAGCTAAGTCAGTGGGTAGCGAGTTGTGGCAATGACATTGGCGCGGAGCAGTGTCAAAGGCAAGGTTGGGCGAAATGCCAGCCTTGGCACAAATCAGCTGGGCGAAAATCAGACCAAGCTGTGCACAAGCAGCAGTTGGAAAACATGTGCCAAACACATGGGAAGCGGTTGGCAGTTGCAACCTCATCCAAGACATGTTGATCATGGCCTAAAAGTGTGCCCACGTTTTTGTACTTTGTCTTAACTTGTTGCCCATCAGTTGGGGGCTTGTCAACTGATTGTAGCCTTTAAATACTTGCCTAGGCTGTCCAAAATGGGGCAGAAAACTTAGTCTAAGGCATTGTGTAGCCAAAATTCGTCTAAGTTATTTTCCTAAGGGTGGGAAAACCATTTTGGGGCAGAGAATTAGGGAATTCTTTGTCTTGGCCATAGGGTTGGCTATTGTGTTCTTGTATTCACTTATTAATACAAGTTGGGAAGAAATTCCTGTATATCGTGTGCCTTTATTTACAGATTTTGCTGTCTATTTTCATTCTAAGTTCAAACGTCcctaaaaataaaactaagtgtTGGAAAGGTTGAAGTCAAGGCTGGGCTTGACTGCCGCACGGAGGTGAACCTCGGGCTGAGTTCGAGTGACACAAATCACCCCTGTGACACTAACGTTGGAAACTTGGCAGGAGTTTAGTGTGTCAAATTACCCAAAACGTAATTAAATAAAAAACAATATGCTAGAAAATTTAGAAACTTACTATTAAAACTAGTAAAATTAAGTATTACCTCCTTTTAAAGAGTTTAGAACGGTTTATACGTATAAAATGCAGTAACAGAATTATAAAAGAGTTTTGCATCAAGCAAGGGCTTTATTTGCAAACTGCAATGACTCTGaagaaataaattataaataaatcaaaaaataatataataacaaaaTTGAATATACCCTAAAGAAAGCACAACCAAAagaatcaaataaaaaataaaaattaaagaatttgAAAGGTTACCTTATAACTACACCCTAACTCTTTACCCTTTTTGAAAGTTGAGAAGTATAATTGATTCCTCAAAAATTACACTCAATTCCCACCATTCAAATAATTACTTGCCAAATAAACAAGCCAAATTGTGTAATTATATCTAATTACACCAAAAAATAATTCCCCTGTGGTTTTCTACACATgctcttatttttaaaaggtaatCTGATAACAATATAGTTAGACAGACGGTGTTCAAAAAAACGACAAATCGTACAAAATCAGTAATTTGAATCAAGTCGGGAAAAAAATCGACTAATGATTTTGTTTGATTTATCTATTTTAAAAGATgtatataattaatttgatttTATAAATGAAAAAAACGACCAACCCGGCCTATGTAGATTCTTAGTAAGACATAACTTAATAGTATGAaggaattcatattttttaaaattcaatGAGAATCGCTATAAATGGTCATTTATACTAGAATTCAAGTTAGCATAATTTGGGAAATTATGGTGCTTGGATTTGGGAATAAAATGTTGAGACTGGTAGTTAGTTATAGTGGTGTAAGGGAGTGTCCAGTTGTAAATGAGTTGTCACTAGTATAGAATTAAGTTAAGaagttagttaattagttagttaCATGTATAAATACTTCATTTCTAGATGCTTCTGTAATTTAGCTTTTGATTTAATGTGAATTCATTCTTCTCCTTCTCTCACTCGCTCATTTCCTCTCAATGCATCTCCATGGCTGACCTCCATTataatggtatcagagcttaggtgaAGCTCCCGTATCTAGCAATTAGGAGAAGGTTGATGCGAAGAGAAGCTGAGTAAAATTCTCACAAATTGAGCTCAATTAACTCGATTTCACTCTGTGTTTGAATCTGTTATCTATAGAGATAATTCCTCTGTAATTCGATTTTAGTTGTTATCATTTCGTTGTTATTGATCCCTACAATGGCTGCTGACGGAACTTCCTCTACTACAGCTGCTCTTACACCATATCAAAATGTAGATCCGGTTCATCGCCATCATCCACTCTACATTCACCCATATGATACACAAGGTACAGTTCTCATCTCAATTCAACTTCAAGGTCCTGAGAATTATTCACTGTGGAGTAGATCTATGAAGATTGTTTTGCATGGTAAAAATAAGTTAGGCTTTGTGCTAGGAACATGTAGAAAACATATGTTTGATCCTATTTTACACGAGCTATGGGATAGGTATAATGCTATTGTGTTGGCCTGGATAATGAACATTGTGGCTCCAAATCTGCTTAGTTCTGTGATATACGTTTCTGATGCTCACAAGATTTGGGAAGATCTTCGTGAGAGATTTGATAAAGTCAATGCATCTAGATCCTTCTACTTACACAAGGAAATTGGGAAACTAACACAAGGTCTATTGTCAGTGCTgaataattttgaaaattgaGAGAGTTGTAGGATGAATATGAGGCTTTAGTTCCTCCTCCTTCATGTGGTTGTCCAGAATCTAGGAAAAATGCAGAACATTATTAACTTAGAAAATTGTATCAGTTTCTTACTAGCCTAAATGATACCTTTGATAATATCAAGGATCAGATCCTCATGACTAGGCCAGTACCTAATATAAATCAGGCATATGCAATGATCATTAATGTGGAAAGTCAGAGAAGGAACAACGCTACTGTTGGTGTTAGTGATCCTACAGCCCTGTTGAGTAATAGAGCTCCTACTGATGGTCACAATCATGGCTATAAGCCCAGAAATAACCTTGGAAAGTCCTCCCTTCAATGTGACTTCTGCTATCTTAAAGGTCACACTAGAGAAAATTGTCACAAACTTCATGGCTACCCCCACTGATTTTAGAGGCAGGAAAGGAGGATGAGGTACTCTTGATTCCAAAAGTGCATATGCACACACTGCTAGCATAGCTTCTGATTCACCTCATTAAGGAAATGCTACTAATGTGGTCCCAACATATGGTTCAGCAACTGATAGCTCTCCAGCAATAACAGGTGTCTCTTCAGCACCTTTCTTTACTCAGGATCAATACAATCAAATCTTGCAAATGTTGAACAAAGGAAAGCAAGTTGACACTATGGCTAATTCCGCAACAATGAATACTACAGGTACTATAACAACTCTCATGTCTCATctagtgagtaataattacattATAGATACATGTGCTACTAATCATATGGCTCACAACCTCAATCTACTGAGCAATATTAGAAAGCTATCAGATATTGATCAGAACTAAATTCAACTTCCTAATGATGAAAAGGTTATTATCAGCCACACTGGTGATCTATCATTGTTTAAGGATAAATCAGTACATCATGTACTTTATATTCCAGATTTCAAGTTTAATCTGATGTTAGTGTCAAAAATCACAAAAGAGCTAAGATGTCTAGTGGTCTTCTTTCCTGATTTCTGCATATTTCAGGAGCTCTTCACTAGGAATGTGATGGGGATTGGTAAAGAGGAGCATGGCCGCTACATTCTGAAGCACAAAGAACAAGATGTTCCCGAGCAGTTGCCAGATTCTAGGCCATTTCACTCAAGTTCTTTTGTAAATACTACTAGTAGTGAATTTCAAACAAATAATGCTAGTATTGAAAATAAGAATACATCTGAGTGTCCAGATGAAACTGTTTTGTGGCATAAGAGGTTGGGTTATGCACCACTAAGGGTTCTAAAAAGGATAGAAAGTTTAACAAATGTTCAATTGAAGGACCATTTCTGTACAGTTTGTCCTGTTGCTAAGCAAACCAAAATTCCTTTTTCCTCCAGTAATAAATGTTTTATTAATGCATTTGATCTCATACATGTTGTTGTTTGAGGGCCATACAGAGTACCTATTCACAATGGTAGGAGGTATTTTATGACCTTAGTGGATGACTACTCAAGGTTTATCTGGCTTTTCTTGATGAATGACAAGGCAGAATCTATTGCGATTCTAAAAAACTTCCTGTTATTAGTCAAAAATCAGTTTCATTGCAGTATCAAGTGTTTAAGGTCAGAAAATGGCACAGAATTATTTAACAATCAGGTAACAGGACTTCTACAAGAACATGGCATAGTTCAACAAAGTTCTTGTGTAtacactcctcaacaaaatggcaGAGTTGAAAGAAGACATAGATCTATCCTTGATATGGCTAGAGCCTTAAGGTTTCAGGCTTGTGTTCCTTTAAAATTTTGGGGAGAGTGTGTTACTACTGCAGTGTACATTCTGAATAGGTTGCCCACTATTGTATTGAAGGGTGTATCTCCTTTTGAAAGACTATTTCACAGGTCCCCTTCCTTACAACATCTCAGAGTCTTTGGGAGTCTGTGTTATGCAACCAACTTGAAGAAAACTGATAAATTCTGCCCTAGAGCTATTCCTGTTGTTCATCTAGGCTATTCCTCTAGTCAAAAAGGTTATGTTCTGTATGATCTGAGCTCTAAACTCTTCTTTATTAGCAGGGACACTGTATTCAGAGAAGATATCTTTCCATTCAAATACCTACATACAACTTCATCTCCCTTGTTCCCAGTTCTAGAGTTTAGAGATGCTAAATTTCCTAATCTGTCCTCTACTGA harbors:
- the LOC142166028 gene encoding uncharacterized protein LOC142166028; protein product: MAADGTSSTTAALTPYQNVDPVHRHHPLYIHPYDTQGTVLISIQLQGPENYSLWSRSMKIVLHGKNKLGFVLGTCRKHMFDPILHELWDRYNAIVLAWIMNIVAPNLLSSVIYVSDAHKIWEDLRERFDKVNASRSFYLHKEIGKLTQGLFLNDTFDNIKDQILMTRPVPNINQAYAMIINVESQRRNNATVGVSDPTALLSNRAPTDGHNHGYKPRNNLGKSSLQCDFCYLKGNATNVVPTYGSATDSSPAITGVSSAPFFTQDQYNQILQMLNKGKQVDTMANSATMNTTGTITTLMSHLVIISHTGDLSLFKDKSVHHELFTRNVMGIGKEEHGRYILKHKEQDVPEQLPDSRPFHSSSFVNTTSSEFQTNNASIENKNTSECPDETVLWHKRLGYAPLRVLKRIESLTNVQLKDHFCTVCPVAKQTKIPFSSSNKCFINAFDLIHVVV